The following proteins are co-located in the Colletotrichum lupini chromosome 4, complete sequence genome:
- a CDS encoding glycosyl hydrolase family 43 protein, which produces MPSLASVVVTLLQGLCVAVQAQTTITSTGNPIIADGTYYTADPAPLVVNNTIYILTGRDTAPASQNAFIMNEWEMLSSTDPRPSGAQWQLRTNIARPESVFKWAASGTAYASQIVQGPDKRFYLYAPVTQASTSNSDRFAIGVAVSANPWGPFTDAHPSGPILSQSVPSPGNTIQNIDPTVLLDDTGRVYLYWGTFGQLRGIELATDMVTTIGQAISVNSLTGFFEAPWLLKRQGTYYMLYAANNAGPDSPCTPTSYHACIAYGTASSPLGPWTFRGVMLDIVSSTTSHPGAFELNGQWYLVYHTRDATGGGHFRRSIALDSMTWDDNQSPPRINKVIQTRRAQPAAPATRNIATKATASSVNRTPIQYWIKSINDAWVPGNPLPPDYWCSYDGAASPQTNTLVLTWPLAVTLNGARMVLFADQPAGSNIGVPPPASWRIEYLNGSGAWIAVTATSAYPTAVTDNPAIVNFNQVSTKSIRAVLVASGGNGQFGGVGVKEFEALAPTAQ; this is translated from the coding sequence ATGCCTTCTCTAGCCTCTGTCGTCGTCACTCTCCTCCAAGGCCTATGCGTTGCGGTCCAGGCCCAAACAACAATCACTTCCACCGGAAACCCCATCATCGCCGATGGAACCTACTACACAGCAGACCCAGCCCCCTTGGTCGTGAACAACACCATCTACATCCTCACCGGCCGAGACACCGCCCCCGCAAGCCAAAATGCCTTCATAATGAACGAGTGGGAGATGCTCAGCAGCACCGATCCGCGCCCCTCTGGAGCACAGTGGCAGCTACGCACCAATATTGCCCGCCCGGAATCCGTCTTCAAGTGGGCTGCGTCCGGAACTGCCTACGCCTCTCAAATCGTGCAGGGCCCGGACAAGAGATTTTACCTCTACGCCCCCGTCACGCAGGCCTCGACTTCGAACTCTGATCGGTTCGCTATCGGGGTTGCTGTCTCGGCCAACCCCTGGGGTCCTTTCACAGATGCTCACCCCAGTGGGCCTATCCTCTCGCAGTCCGTCCCATCGCCAGGGAACACCATTCAGAATATCGATCCGACAGTCCTCCTCGACGATACCGGGAGGGTCTATCTCTACTGGGGCACATTCGGTCAGCTCCGTGGCATCGAACTCGCGACAGATATGGTCACAACCATCGGACAAGCCATATCAGTTAACAGCTTAACGGGCTTCTTCGAGGCTCCATGGCTTCTTAAGCGTCAGGGAACGTACTACATGCTCTACGCCGCCAACAACGCCGGCCCAGATTCGCCATGCACCCCGACATCCTACCATGCCTGTATCGCCTACGGAACCGCCTCCTCGCCCTTAGGCCCGTGGACCTTCAGGGGCGTGATGCTAGACATCGTCTCTTCGACCACGTCACACCCGGGTGCATTTGAGTTGAACGGCCAGTGGTACCTAGTCTACCACACCCGAGATGCCACAGGAGGTGGCCACTTCCGCCGCAGCATAGCCCTAGACTCCATGACCTGGGACGACAACCAGTCACCCCCGCGTATCAACAAAGTCATCCAGACGCGTCGCGCTCAGCCCGCCGCGCCAGCAACCCGCAACATCGCGACCAAAGCCACAGCAAGCTCCGTAAACCGCACCCCGATTCAGTACTGGATCAAATCGATCAACGACGCATGGGTCCCCGGGAACCCCCTTCCGCCAGACTACTGGTGCTCCTACGACGGCGCCGCCTCCCCGCAGACCAACACGCTCGTGTTGACGTGGCCTTTGGCGGTGACGCTGAACGGGGCGAGGATGGTGCTTTTCGCTGATCAGCCTGCTGGGTCGAATATCGGGGTGCCGCCTCCTGCGAGCTGGCGGATCGAGTACTTGAACGGGAGCGGTGCGTGGATCGCGGTCACGGCGACGTCTGCGTATCCTACTGCTGTTACGGATAACCCTGCGATTGTCAACTTTAACCAGGTTTCGACCAAAAGTATTCGTGCGGTTTTGGTGGCTTCTGGTGGGAATGGACAGTTTGGTGGTGTTGGAGTCAAGGAGTTTGAGGCTCTTGCTCCTACTGCGCAGTGA
- a CDS encoding FAD dependent oxidoreductase produces the protein MAASTESYLIIGAGVFGASTALHLVRAYPDASITLVDRNAYDAPIRVAASWDWNKVVRADYVDIEYMRLCLEAKKYWSEDPIWKSYYHESGVYWVSPNNFAEQMQENYKKLGVDSGLFSFSVEEAKKQYGGIFKDADFTDVKEVFVNKNSGWGEAKEALQRTIEEAVKLGVKYIEAEVEKIEFDDDGAATGIKTSKGESLTASRVILSTGAYTAKLLADSAPARKDLQAGDRFVAAAVTEGFTPVSGENAKDYYDGPVGISMVPPSRGASNGSVPHSEDKTLKFWGQIIFRNTQTHANGSQISAPPPAVDYAQLEVPDTLKEDVDFAGKSLFGKGSETFKNENYRICWEAVTPDEDFIISPHSASKNLYVATCGSFHGWKFLPILDVHAHYVPDFYAQALRDAGHLPGPDGMPGIPEWTPEAHLNFMDAQDIEKSSLSISSPGVYLSVPSKYATEKAIKLARQVNEYASELKFKYPDNFGFFASLPLPDVSASVEEIKYCFTQLDPKPDGIVLMSNFYGMYLGDPDLDPVYKALNEVNATIFEHPTTPCTEHNHLRFSIDGEDPGIAPPEWLTLNRPVAGRQGRAPTIDFPFDTARTFADLFYSKIPTRFPRIKWIMPHAGGGLVPTLDRIVSYSTPDVNLTESFMKATLAENFYFDLAGPWPVTWAISPLLRWVSYEKLLWGTDTPFTPWAMAEAGRVKFDQDIEEAFNDTSKVEAVRRSNAAKLFG, from the exons ATGGCCGCCTCGACAGAGTCATACCTCATCATAGGCGCTGGCGTTTTTGGCGCCTCCACAGCCCTGCACTTAGTCCGCGCCTATCCCGACGCCAGCATCACCCTCGTCGACCGTAACGCCTATGACGCCCCGATCCGCGTCGCCGCCTCCTGGGACTGGAACAAGGTTGTGCGCGCCGACTATGTTGATATTGAGTACATGCGCCTCTGCCTCGAAGCCAAAAAGTACTGGTCCGAGGACCCGATCTGGAAATCATACTACCACGAAAGCGGCGTCTACTGGGTCTCGCCGAATAACTTTGCAGAACAAATGCAAGAGAACTACAAGAAGCTCGGAGTCGACTCTGGGTTGTTCTCTTTCTCTGTCGAGGAGGCGAAGAAGCAGTATGGCGGCATCTTCAAGGATGCTGATTTCACTGATGTGAAGGAGGTCTTTGTCAATAAGAATAGTGGATGGGGTGAGGCGAAGGAGGCATTGCAGAGAACGATCGAAGAGGCTGTGAAGCTCGGGGTGAAGTACATTGAGGCAGAAGTTGAAAAAATCGAGTTCGATGACGATGGTGCTGCAACCGGTATCAAGACGTCAAAGGGCGAGAGTCTTACCGCCTCACGAGTTATTCTGTCAACAGGCGCTTACACGGCTAAGTTGCTTGCTGATAGCGCACCCGCAAGAAAAGATCTTCAAGCTGGTGACAGGTTCGTAGCAGCAGCTGTTACCGAGGGGTTTACGCCTGTCTCTGGGGAGAATGCAAAGGACTATTACGACGGGCCAGTTGGCATCTCCATGGTGCCGCCATCGAGAG GCGCAAGCAACGGAAGTGTTCCCCATTCCGAAGACAAGACCTTGAAGTTCTGGGGTCAGATCATCTTCAGAAACACTCAGACTCATGCAAACGGAAGCCAGATATCTGCACCTCCCCCGGCAGTTGACTATGCGCAGCTCGAGGTACCAGATACTCTGAAAGAAGATGTTGACTTTGCTGGAAAGAGCCTGTTTGGGAAAGGAAGCGAAACATTCAAGAACGAGAACTATCGTATCTGTTG GGAGGCTGTCACGCCCGATGAAGACTTTATCATCTCCCCACACTCTGCAAGCAAGAATCTCTACGTCGCAACCTGCGGATCTTTTCACGGCTGGAAGTTCCTGCCCATCCTGG ATGTGCATGCGCACTACGTCCCAGACTTCTATGCGCAAGCGCTCAGAGACGCTGGGCATTTACCTGGGCCCGATGGCATGCCCGGGATTCCC GAATGGACGCCCGAGGCACATCTCAACTTCATGGATGCCCAGGATATCGAGAAATCGTCCTTGTCCATCTCCAGCCCGGGGGTATACCTGTCCGTACCATCAAAGTACGCGACTGAGAAAGCCATCAAACTCGCACGTCAAGTAAACGAATATGCATCAGAATTAAAATTTAAGTATCCCGACAATTTTGGCTTCTTTGCATCCCTTCCCCTCCCAGATGTGAGCGCGTCCGTCGAAGAAATCAAATACTGCTTCACCCAACTCGACCCGAAACCTGACGGCATCGTGCTCATGTCCAACTTTTACGGGATGTACCTCGGCGACCCGGACCTCGATCCAGTGTACAAGGCACTGAACGAGGTGAACGCCACAATCTTTGAGCATCCTACCACACCTTGTACCGAGCACAACCATTTGAGATTCTCAATCGACGGAGAAGACCCCGGTATCGCACCGCCGGAATGGCTTACCCTGAACAGGCCGGTGGCAGGACGGCAAGGGCGAGCGCCGACAATCGACTTCCCCTTTGACACAGCACGCACATTTGCAGACTTATTCTACTCCAAGATTCCGACACGGTTCCCTCGCATCAAGTGGATTATGCCTCATGCCGGCGGCGGTCTTGTTCCTACTCTGGATCGGATTGTCAGTTATAGCACGCCGGATGTCAATCTCACGGAGTCGTTTATGAAAGCTACATTGGCAGAAAACTTTTACTTTGACCTTGCTGGACCTTGGCCGGTTACCTGGGCGATTTCTCCTCTGCTTCGGTGGGTGAGCTATGAGAAGCTGTTGTGGGGGACGGATACGCCTTTCACGCCTTGGGCCATGGCTGAGGCTGGGAGAGTCAAGTTTGATCAAGATATTGAGGAGGCTTTCAACGACACCAGCAAGGTCGAAGCTGTGAGAAGGAGCAATGCTGCGAAACTATTCGGATGA